From a region of the Impatiens glandulifera chromosome 4, dImpGla2.1, whole genome shotgun sequence genome:
- the LOC124933437 gene encoding myb family transcription factor PHL7-like, whose protein sequence is MGSGRPDGGSAKERLKWTQELHELFERSVNQLGGPDRATPKGILRAMGVKGLTIFHVKSHLQKYRMLKFIPESSNRGKYEKRSVSEILPNFSVTSGAQLNEALQLYKQVQMRLNDQNEVQRSLKTKIEAQGRYLDRIKDENRVSKTVKLNSPTCLPSLCDEEESEEDEEEEFEGAAKRRKKAEVSKNSENESSFSWSTALSACQSPFILPSLFNSFIN, encoded by the exons ATGGGTTCGGGTCGACCCGACGGAGGGTCGGCTAAAGAACGTTTGAAATGGACCCAGGAGCTTCATGAACTGTTTGAGAGGTCTGTCAACCAGCTTGGTGGCCCTGATA GGGCTACACCGAAGGGCATACTTAGAGCTATGGGGGTAAAGGGGCTTACAATCTTCCATGTCAAAAGTCACTTACAGAAGTATAGGATGTTGAAATTCATTCCAGAATCTTCCAACA GGGGAAAATACGAGAAGCGAAGTGTTTCTGAAATACTACCCAACTTCAGCGTCACCTC AGGTGCTCAGCTCAACGAAGCATTACAATTGTACAAACAAGTCCAGATGCGTTTGAATGATCAGAATGAG GTTCAAAGAAGTTTAAAAACGAAGATTGAAGCTCAAGGAAGATACCTAGATAGGATCAAAGACGAAAACAGAGTCTCGAAAACAGTCAAGCTGAATTCCCCGACGTGTCTTCCTTCTCTCTGCGACGAGGAAGAATCCGAAGAGGACGAAGAAGAAGAGTTTGAAGGTGCTGCGAAGAGGCGGAAGAAAGCGGAAGTGTCGAAAAACTCGGAAAACGAATCATCTTTTTCTTGGAGTACAGCTCTCTCAGCCTGCCAATCTCCCTTCATCCTTCCTTCTTTGTTCAACTCTTTCATCaactag